One window of the Yamadazyma tenuis chromosome 6, complete sequence genome contains the following:
- the MET14 gene encoding Adenylyl-sulfate kinase (EggNog:ENOG503NW9X; COG:F) — MATNITWHENLTHQEREALTKQKGLTIWLTGLSASGKSTIACALEQYLLKHGHNSYRLDGDNIRFGLNKDLGFSEADRNENIRRISEVAKLFNDSCCFTITSFISPYRNDRRTARELHAKDNLPFIEVYIDVPIEVAEKRDPKGLYKKARDGIIKEFTGISAPYEAPEKAEIHIVNDNITIEQAAEQIVEYLRAHQYI, encoded by the coding sequence ATGGCCACTAACATCACCTGGCACGAGAACTTGACtcaccaagaaagagaagcGCTTACCAAGCAAAAAGGATTAACCATCTGGCTCACGGGCTTATCTGCCAGTGGAAAGTCCACTATCGCCTGTGCTTTGGAACAATATTTATTAAAACATGGCCATAACTCGTACCGTTTGGACGGAGATAACATCCGGTTCGGCTTAAACAAGGACCTTGGCTTCAGTGAGGCCGACAGAAATGAAAACATCAGAAGAATCTCCGAAGtggccaagttgttcaacgaTTCGTGCTGCTTTACCATCACTTCGTTCATAAGTCCCTACAGAAATGATAGAAGAACTGCCAGAGAGTTACACGCTAAAGATAACTTGCCATTCATTGAAGTATACATCGACGTTCCCATCGAGGTTGCCGAAAAGAGAGATCCAAAAGGATTATACAAAAAGGCCAGGGACGGTATCATCAAGGAGTTCACCGGGATCTCTGCTCCGTACGAAGCCCCTGAAAAAGCTGAAATCCACATCGTCAATGacaacatcaccatcgaGCAGGCGGCCGAACAGATTGTTGAGTACTTGAGAGCCCATCAGTACATCTAG
- the DID4 gene encoding ESCRT-III subunit protein did4 (COG:U; EggNog:ENOG503NVGY; BUSCO:EOG09264T0J), translating into MSQIFEWAFGKKLTPQERLRKNQRALEKTQRELAREVAKLQQQEKKLIGDIKKSAKSGQISSAKVQAKDLVRTKGYITKFNSMKAQLQAISLRIQSVRSNQQMATSMRDATRVLSGMNRSMNLPQLSRIAQEFQRENDMMDQKQEFMDDAIDDAMAFDDDELGEEEQVDEILSQVLDEIGVSLNATLQDTPSGIASGRPEPRVAQAVAAGEEDDLQARLDSLKK; encoded by the coding sequence ATGTCACAAATATTCGAATGGGCATTCGGCAAGAAATTGACACCCCAAGAGCGGCTCCGCAAGAACCAACGGGCCCTTGAGAAGACCCAGCGTGAGTTGGCCCGAGAAGTCGCCAAGTTGCAGCAGCAGgaaaaaaaattgattGGTGATATCAAAAAGTCCGCCAAACTGGGCCAAATCTCTAGTGCCAAAGTCCAGGCAAAAGACTTGGTCAGAACAAAGGGctacatcaccaagttcaactccatGAAAGCACAACTCCAGGCCATCAGCTTGCGTATCCAAAGCGTCCGAAGCAACCAACAAATGGCCACCTCCATGAGAGATGCTACCAGAGTATTATCAGGTATGAACCGGCTGATGAACTTGCCCCAATTGTCAAGAATCGCCCAGGAGTTCCAGAGAGAAAACGACATGATGGACCAGAAACAAGAGTTTATGGATGATGCCATCGACGATGCCATGGCCTTTGATGACGATGAGTTGGGTGAAGAAGAGCAGGTGGACGAGATCTTAAGCCAGGTATTGGACGAAATCGGGGTGTCGTTGAATGCCACATTGCAAGACACGCCCAGTGGTATTGCAAGTGGTCGCCCTGAGCCGCGGGTGGCCCAGGCGGTGGCCGCAGGGGAAGAGGATGATTTACAGGCTCGGTTGGAtagcttgaagaaatag
- the IFG3 gene encoding D-aspartate oxidase (EggNog:ENOG503NUZB; COG:E), translating to MEYVVIGSGIIGLYTALNLLERFPHKASSILVVAEFLPGDESNRFTSPYAGGNFSCISGSDSATLEHDRYTYTNLKRVCDLLGGPECGLDYCYSTEYFDEMPSGPKIKSIASYLDEYRVLAPHELKGAAFGIRFRSFSFNCPVFLVNLKKYLQTKGVQFKRQKLERLEDAFGDGVEVVFNCTGLGAFSLKGVDDKAVYPVRGQVLLVKAPHITENTMRWGKDYATYLIKRPYSNDQLILGGYIHKGNWSTDVLSEQTRDILERTSELIPELFSKNPRGPRADDLEILRGAAGLRPGRDGGVRIEREKVYGKTVIHNYGAGGYGFQAGLGMGRDAVALLRESRL from the exons TTGTTATTGG TTCGGGAATTATCGGATTGTATACAGCCTTGAATTTACTTGAGCGGTTTCCCCACAAGGCCAGCTCTATTTTAGTGGTTGCTGAGTTCTTACCGGGAGATGAACTGAACAGATTCACCTCTCCCTACGCCGGCGGGAACTTCAGTTGCATTAGTGGCAGCGACTCGGCGACCTTGGAACATGACAGGTACACATACACCAATTTGAAGCGAGTGTGTGATCTTTTGGGTGGACCTGAGTGTGGACTAGACTACTGTTATTCCACTGAGTACTTTGATGAGATGCCCTCAGGccccaagatcaagtcaaTCGCGTCGTACTTGGACGAGTACCGTGTGTTGGCACCACACGAGTTGAAAGGCGCTGCTTTTGGCATTCGGTTCAGGTCTTTCAGCTTCAATTGTCCGGTTTTCTTAGTAAACCTCAAGAAATACTTGCAGACAAAGGGAGTGCAGTTCAAACGGCAGAAGCTAGAACGCCTTGAAGACGCTTTTGGTGACGGGGTGGAGGTTGTGTTCAACTGCACGGGTCTAGGAGCCTTTAGCCTCAAGGGAGTGGATGATAAGGCCGTGTACCCAGTCAGAGGACAAGTGCTTTTAGTGAAGGCACCACACATCACCGAAAACACCATGCGATGGGGCAAGGACTACGCTACGTACTTGATCAAGCGGCCGTACTCCAACGACcagttgattttgggaGGGTATATTCACAAGGGCAATTGGAGCACAGATGTTTTGCTGGAGCAGACGAGAGATATTTTGGAGAGGACCAGCGAGTTGATTCCTGAGCTATTCAGCAAGAACCCCAGGGGCCCACGGGCCGATGACTTGGAGATTCTTCGTGGGGCGGCGGGATTGCGTCCTGGAAGAGATGGAGGAGTTAGGATTGAGAGGGAGAAGGTTTACGGTAAGACGGTTATCCACAATTATGGAGCTGGCGGGTACGGGTTTCAGGCGGGATTGGGGATGGGTCGAGATGCGGTTGCATTATTGCGGGAGCTGAGGTTGTGA